Proteins encoded within one genomic window of Formosa agariphila KMM 3901:
- a CDS encoding sulfotransferase family 2 domain-containing protein — protein MKSIKSIFNKEQNLNIPNIPNISIDKNLIFIHIPKNAGTSIYNSLGLKDSKHRTAKEYIKILGQEKYDSMFSLAFVRNPFSRFISLYNYARMEVSYYHNNISPDKAIYGNHMDYELLKTKSIEEAAILLKEGKLIHNPPHIQWNPQNFWLKDENDKINVKYLGRLEDLEFNMRNISQITGLKNSSIVKRINASSENKLDYKKLITNSTREILEDVYKEDLEIFNYQF, from the coding sequence ATGAAGTCTATTAAATCAATATTTAATAAGGAACAGAATTTAAATATTCCAAATATCCCAAATATTTCTATAGATAAAAATTTAATTTTTATTCATATACCTAAGAATGCAGGGACTTCAATATATAATAGTTTAGGATTAAAAGACTCTAAACATAGGACTGCAAAGGAATATATAAAAATATTAGGACAAGAAAAATATGATTCAATGTTTTCCTTAGCTTTTGTAAGAAATCCTTTTAGTAGGTTTATTTCTTTATATAATTATGCTAGAATGGAAGTTAGTTATTATCATAATAATATTAGTCCCGATAAAGCAATATATGGGAATCACATGGACTATGAACTTTTAAAAACAAAAAGTATTGAGGAAGCTGCTATTTTATTGAAAGAAGGAAAATTAATTCATAATCCTCCGCACATACAATGGAATCCACAAAATTTTTGGTTAAAAGATGAGAATGATAAGATAAATGTTAAATACCTAGGTAGGCTTGAAGATTTGGAGTTTAATATGAGAAATATTTCTCAAATTACTGGATTAAAAAATTCTAGTATAGTAAAAAGAATAAATGCGTCTTCAGAAAATAAATTAGATTATAAAAAATTAATTACTAATTCAACGCGAGAAATTTTAGAAGATGTATATAAGGAAGATTTAGAAATTTTTAATTATCAATTTTAA
- a CDS encoding glycosyltransferase family 2 protein, with translation MLRFSIVTINYNDEIGLKNSIISLANQGYKNFEFIVIDGGSKDGSIGVIKDNNDLIDYWVSEPDKGVYDAMNKGLQKCKGEFIYFLNSGDTFYSDNVLQDINEEIIKNEPKIIFGNINDISEETGISKIRLKQKLNKINLFDKMVCHQALFCKRTLFENNAFNLDYKIKADYDWLLRTMFTNPKIVNTNIVVANYMLGGLSATQYNTYSKKEIPKIRDTYFSKKEQKALRKYVFNPKVIKLPFGNFIKRNLIQYVEYKYPNLR, from the coding sequence ATGTTAAGATTTTCGATTGTCACTATAAATTATAACGATGAAATAGGTTTGAAGAATTCTATTATTAGTTTAGCAAATCAAGGTTATAAAAATTTTGAATTCATCGTCATAGATGGAGGTAGTAAAGATGGAAGTATAGGTGTAATTAAAGATAATAACGATCTTATTGATTATTGGGTTAGTGAACCTGATAAAGGTGTTTATGATGCAATGAATAAAGGGCTTCAGAAATGTAAAGGTGAATTTATCTATTTTCTTAACTCAGGTGATACATTTTATTCTGATAATGTCTTACAAGATATTAATGAAGAGATTATAAAAAATGAGCCTAAAATTATTTTTGGAAATATAAACGATATATCTGAAGAGACTGGTATCTCAAAGATTAGATTAAAACAAAAATTAAATAAAATAAATCTGTTTGATAAAATGGTTTGTCATCAGGCCCTTTTTTGCAAACGTACATTGTTTGAAAACAATGCTTTTAATCTAGATTATAAAATTAAAGCAGACTACGATTGGTTATTAAGGACAATGTTTACGAATCCAAAAATTGTAAATACAAATATTGTTGTAGCAAATTATATGCTAGGTGGCCTAAGCGCTACGCAATATAACACTTATAGTAAGAAAGAAATTCCTAAAATTAGAGACACATACTTCAGTAAGAAGGAACAAAAGGCTTTAAGAAAATACGTTTTTAATCCAAAAGTTATAAAATTACCTTTTGGTAATTTTATAAAGCGAAATTTAATTCAGTACGTAGAATATAAATATCCAAATTTAAGATAA
- a CDS encoding glycosyltransferase family 4 protein: protein MKTIIVVRALGIKSEHWLKRQIQLLGNSVERVVVLGLCPMKTVEGIPITSLALEYELKYKILSKLFKKDISDFKREQLEDILTKSKANSIIFHFIDFSLNFKEIIHKTKKNVFVYCHGYDITWDLKTNSNPNESYFKESYKTQVVELSKDVYFIANSISTSNKLQSIGVPVNKIRTKYFGVEQNIERNLPNEFTILYLGRLVDFKGPHMVIKAFEFASKKGMKAKLIFAGDGPLRATLELMRLDSKFKNNIEILGAVDYETAQTLYKKASIFVAHNCLGQLSNQEEAFGVSILEAMSFGIPVITGASGGPVETILHGKTGYLFEPFNVEEQADYFLQYYNNKELLVQHGKNAKLHIEECFSLEKEYKWFQEILSIDEKS, encoded by the coding sequence TTGAAGACTATTATTGTAGTAAGAGCCTTAGGCATTAAATCTGAGCATTGGTTGAAACGACAAATTCAGTTACTAGGAAATAGTGTTGAGCGCGTTGTGGTTTTAGGTTTATGTCCTATGAAGACAGTAGAAGGTATTCCTATAACTAGTCTTGCTTTGGAGTATGAATTAAAGTATAAAATTTTATCAAAACTTTTTAAGAAGGATATTTCAGATTTTAAACGTGAACAATTAGAAGATATTTTAACAAAATCGAAAGCCAACTCTATTATTTTCCATTTTATAGATTTTTCTTTGAACTTCAAGGAAATAATTCATAAAACTAAGAAAAATGTGTTTGTATATTGTCATGGCTATGATATCACTTGGGATTTAAAAACAAATAGTAACCCAAATGAATCTTATTTTAAAGAAAGTTACAAAACTCAAGTTGTAGAATTATCTAAAGATGTTTATTTTATTGCAAATTCTATTAGTACTTCTAATAAATTACAATCTATTGGGGTCCCTGTTAATAAAATTAGAACAAAATATTTTGGAGTAGAACAAAATATTGAAAGAAATTTACCTAATGAATTTACTATTTTATATTTAGGTCGCTTAGTAGATTTTAAAGGGCCACATATGGTGATTAAGGCTTTTGAATTTGCTAGTAAAAAGGGAATGAAGGCTAAATTAATTTTTGCAGGAGATGGGCCGCTAAGAGCAACATTAGAATTAATGCGTTTAGATTCTAAATTTAAAAATAATATTGAGATATTAGGTGCTGTAGATTATGAAACAGCTCAAACATTATATAAAAAAGCTTCTATTTTTGTAGCACATAATTGCTTAGGTCAATTATCGAATCAAGAAGAAGCTTTTGGAGTATCTATTTTAGAAGCTATGAGTTTTGGTATACCTGTAATTACGGGAGCATCAGGGGGGCCTGTAGAGACTATATTACATGGTAAAACAGGCTACTTGTTTGAGCCTTTTAATGTGGAAGAACAAGCTGACTATTTTTTACAATATTATAACAATAAGGAATTACTAGTACAGCACGGTAAGAATGCAAAATTGCATATTGAGGAATGCTTTAGTTTAGAGAAGGAGTATAAATGGTTTCAAGAAATTCTATCAATAGATGAAAAAAGTTAG
- a CDS encoding glycosyltransferase family 2 protein: protein MKKVSIIIPVFNRELVITETINSIRNQTYENWEVLAVDDGSTDNSRSVLKDWSIKDSRIKSIFREEYSSIKGAPTCRNIGLEEASGDYVIFLDSDDLFIPECLSNRIENYKQNPKLDFMVFQGAFFSEKIEDSNILWNKFTAEDDLIRFLRGDIVWQTTGPIWKRDFLINYNLRWEEEVASSQDWEFHINVLLNDCNFLKEESAPDYFVRRDQKDKARISEGHYSYKKYMNRIPLIEKLIYKLKEESHFLALHKYLVRDTLSCLKNSVDYKIVEEFKNLNKLFPKTIKKEWDIVISIMYYALKNKLNILYRICNKSIDVLYPGYYKGFKLNYRSKYKDIFN from the coding sequence ATGAAAAAAGTTAGTATTATAATTCCTGTTTTTAATAGGGAGCTTGTTATTACTGAAACTATAAACTCAATTCGGAACCAAACATATGAAAATTGGGAAGTATTAGCAGTTGATGATGGTTCGACAGACAATAGCAGGAGTGTGTTAAAAGATTGGTCTATAAAAGACTCAAGAATTAAATCTATATTTAGAGAAGAGTATTCCTCTATAAAAGGGGCACCAACATGTAGGAATATTGGTCTGGAAGAGGCTAGTGGGGATTATGTTATTTTTTTAGATTCAGACGATTTGTTTATTCCTGAATGTTTATCAAACAGAATTGAAAATTATAAACAAAATCCCAAATTAGATTTCATGGTTTTTCAAGGTGCTTTTTTTTCTGAGAAAATAGAAGATTCCAATATTCTTTGGAATAAATTTACTGCAGAGGATGATCTTATTAGATTTTTAAGAGGTGATATTGTTTGGCAAACAACAGGTCCAATTTGGAAAAGAGACTTTCTAATAAATTATAATTTAAGATGGGAAGAAGAGGTTGCAAGTTCTCAAGACTGGGAATTCCATATTAATGTTCTGTTAAATGATTGTAATTTCTTAAAGGAAGAATCGGCTCCAGATTATTTTGTACGCCGCGATCAAAAAGATAAAGCAAGGATTAGTGAAGGTCATTATTCATATAAGAAATATATGAATAGAATACCATTAATAGAGAAATTAATATATAAATTAAAAGAAGAGTCCCACTTTTTAGCTCTTCATAAATATTTGGTTCGAGATACTTTAAGCTGTTTAAAAAATAGTGTCGATTATAAAATAGTTGAAGAATTTAAAAACTTAAATAAACTTTTTCCTAAGACGATAAAAAAGGAATGGGATATAGTAATTAGTATCATGTATTATGCGCTTAAAAATAAATTAAATATTCTTTACCGTATTTGTAACAAGAGTATAGATGTTTTATATCCAGGATATTATAAAGGATTCAAATTAAATTACAGATCGAAGTATAAAGACATTTTTAACTAA
- a CDS encoding glycosyltransferase, with product MDISVIICCYNSESLLKETLFHVANQKGINDFNYEVILVDNNSKDNTSETARKIWDRYNTVINLKIVKESEPGLAYARKTGVLNSSADILIYCDDDNWLDENYLSISYKFMRDNPEVGALGGQSFGVLEGDEPAWWKEKASGYAVGQQQKNSGDITKRGGLWGAGVVIRKSIILELYKAGFNSLLVGRSGSKISSGDDSELSKWVILMGYKLWYLEELKFKHFIIQKRLTDDYVDKLYQGHFDASKTLRLYNVFIENVKIKESKSSYYSVLVGIYQSLRGVLKKDEFSKILGQIKLGNLYKVHPTIYEMFRVYNQVNKN from the coding sequence ATGGATATTTCAGTAATTATATGTTGCTATAATAGTGAAAGTTTACTCAAGGAGACGCTTTTTCATGTCGCAAATCAAAAAGGAATTAATGATTTCAATTATGAGGTAATTCTAGTGGATAATAATTCTAAAGATAACACTAGTGAAACTGCAAGGAAAATTTGGGATAGATATAATACGGTCATTAATTTAAAAATAGTTAAAGAATCGGAACCTGGTTTAGCTTATGCTAGAAAAACAGGTGTTTTAAATTCTTCAGCAGATATTTTAATTTATTGTGATGATGATAATTGGTTAGATGAAAATTACCTTTCGATTTCTTACAAATTTATGAGAGACAATCCAGAAGTAGGCGCATTAGGAGGTCAGTCATTTGGGGTTTTAGAAGGAGATGAACCAGCCTGGTGGAAAGAAAAGGCCTCTGGTTATGCAGTCGGACAGCAACAGAAAAATAGTGGAGATATAACAAAAAGAGGTGGTTTATGGGGGGCTGGTGTTGTAATTAGAAAATCTATTATTCTAGAGTTATATAAGGCAGGTTTTAATTCCCTGTTAGTTGGTAGGTCGGGAAGTAAAATTAGTTCTGGAGACGATAGTGAGCTTTCTAAATGGGTAATATTAATGGGCTATAAACTGTGGTATTTAGAAGAATTAAAATTTAAACATTTTATCATTCAAAAAAGGTTAACAGACGATTATGTAGATAAATTGTATCAAGGACATTTTGATGCAAGTAAAACTCTTAGACTTTATAATGTTTTTATCGAAAATGTAAAGATTAAAGAATCTAAGAGTTCTTATTATTCGGTTCTTGTTGGGATATATCAATCCTTAAGAGGGGTTCTGAAAAAAGATGAATTTTCTAAAATCTTAGGCCAAATAAAGTTAGGAAATTTATATAAGGTGCATCCTACTATATATGAAATGTTCAGGGTTTACAATCAGGTGAATAAAAATTAA